A single genomic interval of Vicinamibacteria bacterium harbors:
- a CDS encoding NAD(P)/FAD-dependent oxidoreductase, whose translation MVPVGTSDVKIVGGGPAGASVALRLSQFGFSVTLFDEPSSRRQHVVESLPASIRIVFVALGLELPPRVVVNRPPEHRVYWGGVEGVFPWEMTGDEASLLVSRGAFDAFLREAAEAAGVQWISTRETVRGTHPFVIDASGRAGLLARHHRIYERARTLAYTAHFGTQEPSPATVIEAFDDGFVWSAPLPNGLRDVTLFVDAESGRAPYDSFLAKAPHCAGLVADAPRASPVIGTDATPYASRRYCGPDFLLVGDAASFLDPLSAHGVHKAMDGALVAAAVARTILERPSSVSLATSFYEDREDRIYRMTSERL comes from the coding sequence ATGGTTCCCGTGGGGACGAGCGACGTAAAGATCGTGGGAGGCGGCCCTGCTGGTGCGAGCGTCGCCTTACGCTTGTCGCAGTTCGGTTTCTCGGTGACCCTGTTCGACGAGCCATCGAGTCGACGTCAACACGTGGTCGAGAGTCTGCCCGCGAGCATCCGCATCGTTTTCGTGGCGCTCGGGCTCGAGCTTCCGCCCCGCGTCGTCGTCAACCGGCCGCCGGAGCACCGCGTGTACTGGGGCGGGGTTGAAGGCGTTTTCCCCTGGGAGATGACGGGAGACGAAGCGTCGCTCCTGGTCTCGAGGGGGGCCTTCGACGCGTTTCTGCGCGAGGCGGCCGAAGCCGCGGGCGTGCAATGGATCTCGACGCGGGAGACGGTACGGGGCACGCATCCCTTCGTCATCGACGCCTCGGGAAGAGCCGGTCTTCTCGCACGACACCATCGCATCTATGAGCGCGCTCGCACTCTCGCCTATACGGCGCACTTCGGGACCCAGGAGCCGTCGCCGGCAACGGTGATCGAAGCTTTCGACGACGGCTTCGTTTGGTCGGCTCCGCTTCCGAACGGTCTGCGAGATGTGACCCTCTTCGTCGACGCAGAGAGCGGGAGGGCGCCATACGACTCGTTCCTTGCAAAGGCTCCCCATTGCGCCGGGCTCGTCGCCGATGCGCCCCGCGCGAGCCCCGTTATCGGGACGGATGCGACGCCTTATGCTTCCCGGCGCTACTGCGGACCGGACTTCCTTCTGGTCGGTGATGCCGCGTCGTTCCTCGATCCGCTTTCTGCCCACGGAGTTCACAAGGCGATGGACGGCGCGCTCGTAGCCGCGGCCGTCGCGCGTACGATCCTCGAGCGGCCGTCATCCGTGTCCCTGGCCACGTCGTTCTACGAGGACCGCGAAGATCGCATCTATCGAATGACTTCCGAACGGCTGC